The Lewinellaceae bacterium DNA window CTGGTGGCCATATCTCTGGTGATGTATTTGACCGGATTGTCAGACCCTACCAACACAAGTCAGCGTTTCATAAGCATGGCCATCAACATTTTAGTGTTTGCAGGAGGAATGGTATTAGCCTGCCGGGCGCACCGCGATGAAGAGCTTGGTGGCGTGATGTCATTTGGCCGTGGATTTGGAGTAAGCATGTTGGTAGCCATCGCAGCCTCACTGATTTCTTCAGTTTATTCCTACATCTTTCTGAAGTTTATTGATCCTGAGGTGATGAAGAAAGCCATGGATCTGCAAATGCAACAGATGGAAAGCAGAGGTATGACCGATGAGCAGATTGAACAAGCCTCAAAAATGATGGAGATATTTTCAACTCCCGGCTTTGCCAGTTTGAGTGCATTTATCTTTTCGGTGATTTTTGCATTAATTGTGGCGCTTATTGTGGCCGGGATCATGCAAAAGCGTGCTATCTGATCTGCTTAGAGTAGGCATTGTTCCACTGATTTCAGCTTTACCGTTATTCTTACTCCTCTGGAGGATTTTGCGACTAAGGTTTTCATACCTCATGACGGCTATGGTCAGATCCATTAGCAGCGGCATTAGCTGAGCGCTCCGGAATTACATGATCGCTAATTAAGCCAATAAAAAAGGGGCACCGGTAAGATGCCCCTGAAGATTGGTTGATTTGATTTATTGTCAGTTCTTGATAAAGCGCCTGGTGTAAACCTCACCATTTGCATCGATCCAGCGGACGAAATAAGCGCCGGCCTGCAGTTGGTCAATGGATTCCTGACTGGATCCGGCTGACCGGGGTTGTTGCAGGATTACCTTCCCGGAGAGGCTGATGATCGACAACTGGCCTTCTCCACTGCCCGGCAGATCCAGCCGGATGCTGCTGCTGGCCGGGTTGGGAGCGATACCGATATCCGGTAGTTCCCGGTTCAGAACGGTGGTGCCAATTTGAGGATCTACTCCCGGATTAATGACCAATGGGTCGTAATGATCATGTATGTCAATGGTATAGTCTTCCACTTCTCCATACCAATAGGTGCCGCAAGCTTCAGGATAGTCATCAAAGGCCATGGCCACCCGCATCCGCGTTTTTCCGGTTTTAGCCCAGGATGGAATATAAATGTATGACCAGACCCAGTTGGAGGAGTGATCAAAGGCTACTTTCTCATTGTAGTCGAATTTTCCATTGTGGTTAAAGTCGATCCAGACACACCAGAATGCAGCCGGTTTGATCCAGCCATAATGCGCATCATGCACCCAGTTCAAGGATGGTTTTAGAAACAGAGTGCCGCGGTCGTTGCGATACATCACAGTCGACATGTGGGTATAATCGCCATACCCGTTATGGGCGTAATTGGAGTAATTGTCCAGATCTCCAAGCCATACCTGATAGATGTATCCATAATTGGGATCCTGACCGGAAGATTCACAATACTTCGGCGCCGGAGGGCCACTCTCGACCCAAACGGAATAATCCTCCACTTCACCGTACCAGAATGCATCACAGGGATCCGGCTTATACTTGTCGTAATCTTTGAAGTGCATGGCTACGCGCATCCTTGTTTTGCCCGGCTTTGCCCAGGAGGGTACGTCAAAATGCATTTGCAATGGATCGTAACAAGCTGAATCACAGACCATTTCCTCCTTGTCAAATTTCTGATTCTGGTTGTAATCGATCCAAACCATCCAATGTGGTTTTTCCATGTACCAGTCACCCCATCTATCGTATTGCTTCCGCAGGTAGGGCTTCAGATACATGTCATGCCGCTTATTTTGGGTGATCTTGCACATCAGTTTGGTATAATCGGCATAACCGGATGGATCGCAACCCGAGACCTTATTGATCTCGCAAACATTTACCTGTTTGATGTATCCGTATTTGGAATTCTTACCCCAGCCTTTACAATAGTCGTTGTCATGTCCGTAGTAGGGATTTTTGATATGTACGGCATAATCTTCCACCTCGCCATACCAGTAGTAGCCACACGGTACAGGGTCGTAGATGAAACGCATCCCTACCCGCATCCGGGTGTTCCCGTCCTTGGCATCGCTGGGTATTACCACCCAGGCCGTGATTTCCCTCGAATAGGAATCTTTTACCACGACCTCACTTTCTTCAAACTTTCCATCGTGATCAAAATCGATCCATACGGTCCACCGGGCATCTTCGTGAAATGCCGGCCAGGTTCTCGGGGTCAGGGTGATCGGGTATTTCTTGCCGGCTTCTACTTCGATGGTCTGATGCATGTAATCACCATAACCATTATAACTGAAGCCGGAATGATTGCTCACGTTGCACATGCGTACACCGGCAATCCAGCCATAATACTCACTTTTTCCATAGGCAGAACAGTAGTCAGGGTCTTCGTTAGCTTGCAGGAAGGCAGTGGTGAGTAATAGGCATAATAGGGTCGTAAAGCTTTTCTTCATAGTACAATCATTTGGTTCATTCTTATCTCTAAGATAAGAAGCGGACTTTGATCATAGGTGACTTTAACATATAATAGAACGCATGATACGATCCGTATTCATGAGACTTAAGTACGATCAATTGTTCTGAAACCACTTCTTTTTGCTGATCTTCGCGGGTAATGAAAACCTTAGTTTAAAATCGGATCATGTTAAGATCAAAAGCAACGTATTTGTTCTTCCTGGGTATGGTCATCCTCTGCTTTTCCTGTCAGAAGGTTGAATCGGATTCAAGCCATTGGTATAAAGGGAATTTGCACACGCATTCGTATTGGAGCGATGGTGACGATTACCCCGAAATGATCATGGACTGGTACAAGACCCATGGTTACCAGTTTATTGCCCTGAGTGAACACAACACGATCGCCGATCACGAGAAATGGGTGCGCATAGGCCAGGATTCCTTAAAGAAAGTAGCCCTTAATAATTACCGGGGACGATTTGGAGACGACTGGGTCGTGGATCAGCTGGATGAAAATGGATTGGCAATCAAGCTTAAAACGCTGGAGGAATACCGACCTATATTT harbors:
- a CDS encoding DUF4199 domain-containing protein; protein product: MEPIDTTEQLPDPQEVKFGRTAMRFGLYTGLILVAISLVMYLTGLSDPTNTSQRFISMAINILVFAGGMVLACRAHRDEELGGVMSFGRGFGVSMLVAIAASLISSVYSYIFLKFIDPEVMKKAMDLQMQQMESRGMTDEQIEQASKMMEIFSTPGFASLSAFIFSVIFALIVALIVAGIMQKRAI
- a CDS encoding T9SS type A sorting domain-containing protein, which gives rise to MKKSFTTLLCLLLTTAFLQANEDPDYCSAYGKSEYYGWIAGVRMCNVSNHSGFSYNGYGDYMHQTIEVEAGKKYPITLTPRTWPAFHEDARWTVWIDFDHDGKFEESEVVVKDSYSREITAWVVIPSDAKDGNTRMRVGMRFIYDPVPCGYYWYGEVEDYAVHIKNPYYGHDNDYCKGWGKNSKYGYIKQVNVCEINKVSGCDPSGYADYTKLMCKITQNKRHDMYLKPYLRKQYDRWGDWYMEKPHWMVWIDYNQNQKFDKEEMVCDSACYDPLQMHFDVPSWAKPGKTRMRVAMHFKDYDKYKPDPCDAFWYGEVEDYSVWVESGPPAPKYCESSGQDPNYGYIYQVWLGDLDNYSNYAHNGYGDYTHMSTVMYRNDRGTLFLKPSLNWVHDAHYGWIKPAAFWCVWIDFNHNGKFDYNEKVAFDHSSNWVWSYIYIPSWAKTGKTRMRVAMAFDDYPEACGTYWYGEVEDYTIDIHDHYDPLVINPGVDPQIGTTVLNRELPDIGIAPNPASSSIRLDLPGSGEGQLSIISLSGKVILQQPRSAGSSQESIDQLQAGAYFVRWIDANGEVYTRRFIKN